tctaaaatcaaatgtaattttttatattgagatCGCCAGGTATTAAGATAACCATTTTTtgcacattataaaataagacaattaaattaataattattattaattacatgtaCAATGAAAAATAGATCACATTTTATTACCTTGACAATcggaaaaaaactataaattagtatttttactaGAAGACATATCcatgtttttttacaatttagtgTGCCGTCAGGCATAGATTGCTAATTTAACtcagttttttttgttattcattatttttgaatcgGACATTAATTCTTCTCTTATTATTCCAATTGGAAAGTTAATTTCACAAATATCTGGCCTTATAGCTGAACaaaaacacatattaatattaatattatatttatgtatcatatatatatattaattaatatatataatacataaatatatgtacgtacttacattttatagtaaaaactgGAATTTTGTCGTTATCATCAAATgagttcatattatttaaaaaatcttcatcattataatagcaagaatttaaatttttattttccataagttaaattaaaacaagtgaatttatattatattgatagtattttactattaatattaaaattgacacTAACTAATTACTTTAGAGgatgttaaaaaatgtctttcatttaatttatattttttaagagaaAGTGAAAATGAACTAttaactaaaacaataattcaaaatcattagattaattattgattgttaTAAATAGTCTGCACATaacttctataatatatatatatattatattatatttgatatcaaGTTtgctttttactatttatttttatttttgttttatcttcAAAAAGATCATGTTCCaaatatgtagtatgtagtatgtacagCAGTTccaattttgtgttattaactTGAATGTGTTTGTATGAAATGTGAATTGATCTACTTTCAAACTCAAAGTAaagatcataaaatatattattatattctttttctttgtcagtttttacgatattttaatttttaagagcattttttaataataatattgaacataattataacttgCTTAACAATAAGGTACCATTAAAGTTCAACAAGAGAACacaaatgtttttagtttCATAGCTTTAATAGTTTAGTTTGGCAGGAcatttcactctaatatttaagCTCAACACACAAACTTGGAACTGCTGAACATATATTTTGGTGTGGTACACATTTGTAAGTCGAAGAAAACATGCGGTCGTCATGGCTACATTTACTTttcttttattcaaattactattaatgcgccataatataattattattaaatatctaatattttaaaaatatatttgtataatgttatagttatattaatttgttatttaagttgattcgtaaataattttaaaaatcaaagttatattaacattataacaattattttcaaatgttctaactttttaaataaaaatattttatatcattattattactaaattagcTGTGTGGGAAAtacaaaagaataatttttctgtAGTTGTTctgatatcaaaaaaataaaaacgatattgaACAATTTTCTTTCTAATGTGAAAATGTGGTTGCTTAATTTGGGCAGTCTACAGCTTGAGTGGTTCTTCCCTGCtataaacagttttttatatgtaatatgtttgtaaaacGGAGACAAAACATGCATGTGAAGCATGCTCTTCAAAAAACCTAAGTTACTTTTCTAGAATTCAAATTGTTGTACAACCTCTACAACTGTAGTATAGTTAGAAATGTTTTAAGTTACTGGCTATGTTCAGAATAATCCTTTATTGATTTGAGTTGTCTGTGTAAGAAAAGTTTTGATGCCacacttatatttattgtttacaatgatataatattttaaaatctatcaaATGTTtgacaattttacatttagcAATTGACATTCAGTTTTAGTTACTTATCGACACATTCCCACTACTTGATAGCtccaataaaatttatattattgtccaaGTATACGCTGATTGCACCGACAACAATAATCAATGACTACcgccaaataattattaatcaatgatagatttgatatatttttgggGGTATTAGACTATACAGTCTTAATTCACAAAAACGgttcaatattatgttgaataaggtttagttttaatattagtgttaAATGATACATTAATGAAGTTtaattgaagtttttttttttaattaaaaataaatgcaaattttaatcatttttaaatttattataatattgtacacactTGTAActtgctttaaaattaaaattaaaactaaatcatttttatttgatttgctCAATGTAAATTTGCTAAGTGACACATTTATGAGATAAAGACAACAAACATAGACAAACATTTCACCAGCCccccttttttaaatttttttcggtCAAACATAAGTGCACCATTTGTGTGAATTTGTGCGAAACTCGTTATACCCGGAAAATccagtttttcatttttgaaatttctcTAATTTACGGTTAAATTGGTATGGcacaaattcataattcataCTTATGCGCActaatgtttgataaaaaataaatttaaaaaaacgggGGCTGGTGAAATGTTTGTCAAACATAGGTATGGTGTACAAATACAGTTAACGCTGTGTATGATGTTagttaatgataaatcattgttttaaaaactatttatttatatgtgttattatagaCATTCTAATCATCTATACTGCTAGTATTAACTAAATCTATGTACTAGTTtagcatttttaatgtaagctttttttaattcattcaaaattgtattatttcagCATTTAAATAGGGCAAAAGTAAGATTCCTTTTTGACGGAAGAATAATTGTTGACGCTGATACTCCTTCTTTTCTTGAAATAGAAGACGATGATACCATTGAAGTATTCGGGGAGCAAACAAGCAAACCAATACATTACAGTCATTATACTGTTACATTAGGACCGAACCGTTCCCAAGTTAAGCGAAGTCCTGCATGATCATTAAGGTGCGTTCACACAAGTATATTAGTACGCAGTCCAagttaagatttaaattatatattattaatttaaatatttaatttagacaaATAGAAAGaactactttttttgtaaGAGATGAaaccttattatttataattaataacactaagataatattagcataaatagaattaatatatacaatacattatattgatgATTGGTACCatattagcatattataagttacctatagactataggaataggtatacctaaataatattaataaattataatttttaatatttgtataccatataaatatattaggtactttagttttagtttattttatactactacAGATGTGTTTCGACTTCCTCATCGCGGCGGAGAGAGTCGGACTGTAAGCCAGAACCGCGC
This genomic stretch from Rhopalosiphum maidis isolate BTI-1 chromosome 3, ASM367621v3, whole genome shotgun sequence harbors:
- the LOC113559208 gene encoding small ubiquitin-related modifier 3-like; translated protein: MIRYCEMKHLNRAKVRFLFDGRIIVDADTPSFLEIEDDDTIEVFGEQTSKPIHYSHYTVTLGPNRSQVKRSPA